In a genomic window of Gloeothece verrucosa PCC 7822:
- the galT gene encoding galactose-1-phosphate uridylyltransferase: MYVRKLLKPDGRQLTLYSRLPIAEEITAPSPSVEPVQANPHLRWHPLRGEWVIYASHRQGRTFMPPPEYNPLAPTTNAQFPTELPQGAYDIAVFDNRFPSMTLAAHDPPDSFIQTLPANGACEVVVFTQDPQASLSSLRLDHLELLLAVWGERTRILGSKPEIQYVLPFENKGIEVGVTLHHPHGQIYAYPVIPPVPAQMLKMQADFYQEFGVGLLEYLIQEEITDNQRIIYQDKHAIAFVPVCARYPYEVWVAPIKPVATFNELTPEQRQALAKALKTVTLKYDGLWNRLFPYLMAWFQAPTDGKDYPEAHLHAQFYPPYRTKDKLKYLAGTELAGGMFANDSLPEEKAKELQSVKVTIEEALKL; encoded by the coding sequence ATGTACGTCCGAAAACTACTGAAGCCGGATGGCCGCCAGCTAACTTTGTACAGCAGGCTACCCATTGCGGAGGAAATAACGGCACCTAGTCCCAGTGTTGAACCAGTACAGGCCAACCCTCATTTAAGGTGGCATCCGTTACGGGGCGAATGGGTCATTTATGCGAGTCATCGTCAGGGGCGGACCTTTATGCCTCCCCCTGAATACAACCCCTTAGCCCCCACTACTAATGCACAATTTCCCACAGAACTTCCTCAAGGTGCTTATGATATAGCGGTATTTGATAACCGTTTCCCATCTATGACCTTGGCGGCACATGATCCCCCGGATAGCTTTATACAAACCTTACCCGCTAATGGTGCTTGTGAGGTAGTAGTGTTTACTCAAGACCCCCAAGCCTCTCTAAGTTCTTTAAGATTAGACCATCTAGAATTATTACTAGCAGTTTGGGGCGAACGAACCCGTATACTCGGGTCAAAACCTGAGATTCAATATGTTTTACCCTTTGAAAATAAAGGCATAGAGGTGGGTGTTACTTTGCATCATCCTCATGGACAAATTTATGCCTATCCGGTCATTCCCCCTGTACCTGCCCAAATGTTGAAAATGCAAGCGGATTTTTATCAAGAATTTGGCGTAGGTTTACTAGAATATTTAATTCAAGAAGAAATTACTGATAATCAACGGATTATTTATCAAGACAAACACGCCATTGCTTTTGTTCCCGTTTGCGCTCGTTATCCTTATGAGGTGTGGGTGGCTCCTATTAAACCCGTAGCAACTTTTAATGAGCTTACCCCAGAACAACGCCAAGCACTAGCGAAAGCTTTAAAAACAGTTACCCTTAAATATGATGGCTTATGGAATCGTTTATTTCCCTATTTAATGGCTTGGTTTCAAGCTCCTACCGATGGAAAAGACTATCCAGAAGCGCATTTACACGCTCAATTTTATCCCCCTTATCGGACTAAGGATAAATTGAAATATTTAGCCGGAACCGAATTAGCCGGCGGAATGTTTGCTAATGATTCTTTACCTGAAGAAAAGGCTAAGGAATTACAGTCTGTTAAGGTCACTATTGAAGAAGCATTAAAGTTATAA
- a CDS encoding DUF4347 domain-containing protein: MKNNCQQNRKKIEHQKKYINLSLESLRKKRLSKNLTDELSSLVIIDSGVKDYQQLLKGVKQGITALTLSSYLDPIAQITSILVQNPEITTLHLVSHGSPGCLYLGNKKLNLNTLTNYQQQLKQWKIQQILLYGCNVAAQDGKEFLTKLHQLTGATIQASESLTGNATLGGNWQLEFTVQDTATSELLQIPEIVFRSEILKQYQSILAAPALVGVWERISNISDVALVGNYAYAVGDGLEVIDISDLSDPMFRTFTNKISGSVIKVTGNRAYVAAGNTGLQIIDTSNPTQPTLLGTYDTVGSANDVTVVDNIAYVADGSAGLQIIDISNPAQPVLLGTYDTPNEATDVEVAGNTAYLVGGLNSQLQIINITNPSQPLLLGTYGNFSYARDVEVAGNIAYVLDYNSGLQIIDVSNPTQPASLGSYGPFNAARDLEVAGNTAYITSYYGINTIDISNPAQPVSVGYYGSPGTNGNLTLVDNTAYWATRGIEILNISNPAQPERLGGYGTAANLNSVAVVGNTAYLAGNGEIEILNISNPAQPELLDIYDTPGNATDLTVIGNTAYVADGNAGLQILDISNRSQPSLLRTYDTPGYAQDVTVVGNTAYVADGDAGLQIVNIAGITDTDEPAEPALLGTYDPSNSVQDVTVVGNTAYITDIAGILQILDISNPAQPTLLGSYDSPAAANEVTVVGNIAYLANGEAGLQILDISNRSQPTLLGSYDTPGSASNVTVVGFTAYVADGEAGLQILDISNPAQPTLKGTYDNAGSPFDTNSFGYPLDLTVANNYAYLVSTGGLEIIDVNNVAPNPVNPNNPDSLLNTPVYRFYNPNSQEHFFTINSTERDSVIANPAWGYQYEGIGFYASTIPGDNLLPIFRFYSPNSAEHLLTATVEERDNLLAHPEWGYNYEGIGMYAYGADANRANDIFRFYNASSAKHFLTATVEERDNLLAHPEWGYTYEGVAFEAG; this comes from the coding sequence ATGAAGAATAACTGTCAACAAAATCGCAAAAAAATTGAGCATCAAAAAAAATATATCAATTTAAGCTTAGAAAGCCTGAGAAAAAAAAGATTATCTAAAAATCTCACTGATGAGCTTTCTTCTTTAGTGATCATAGATTCTGGTGTCAAAGACTATCAACAGTTATTAAAAGGCGTTAAACAAGGAATAACCGCCCTAACTTTATCATCTTATCTTGATCCCATTGCCCAAATTACAAGCATCTTGGTACAAAATCCAGAGATTACAACGTTACATTTAGTGTCTCATGGTTCTCCAGGATGTTTATATTTAGGCAATAAAAAACTGAACTTAAACACCCTTACTAATTATCAACAGCAACTAAAACAATGGAAAATTCAACAAATTTTACTATATGGCTGTAATGTAGCCGCACAAGACGGAAAAGAATTTTTAACTAAGCTTCATCAACTAACAGGCGCAACCATTCAAGCCTCAGAATCTCTCACAGGAAATGCCACTTTAGGAGGAAATTGGCAATTAGAGTTTACGGTACAAGATACAGCTACTTCAGAATTACTTCAAATTCCCGAAATAGTTTTTCGCTCAGAAATTTTAAAACAATACCAATCCATATTAGCTGCTCCTGCTTTAGTCGGGGTATGGGAACGTATCAGTAATATTAGCGATGTGGCGCTAGTGGGAAACTACGCTTATGCTGTAGGTGATGGATTAGAAGTCATCGATATTAGCGATCTCAGTGATCCGATGTTTAGGACGTTTACTAACAAGATTTCTGGGAGTGTAATAAAGGTAACTGGAAATAGAGCTTATGTTGCTGCTGGAAATACAGGATTACAAATCATCGATACTAGCAATCCAACACAGCCAACTCTTTTAGGAACCTATGATACTGTTGGCTCAGCTAATGATGTCACAGTAGTGGATAATATTGCTTATGTTGCTGATGGCAGTGCGGGGCTACAAATTATCGATATCAGCAATCCGGCCCAACCAGTGCTTTTAGGAACTTACGATACGCCTAATGAGGCTACTGATGTGGAAGTGGCAGGCAATACTGCATATCTTGTTGGTGGACTTAATTCACAACTCCAAATTATCAATATTACCAATCCCTCACAACCCTTGCTTTTAGGAACTTACGGGAATTTTAGTTATGCGCGAGATGTAGAAGTGGCGGGTAATATTGCTTACGTTCTCGATTACAATTCAGGACTACAAATCATCGATGTCAGCAATCCAACACAACCCGCGAGTCTGGGAAGTTATGGTCCTTTTAACGCTGCCAGGGACCTAGAAGTGGCGGGCAATACAGCTTACATTACCAGTTATTATGGAATAAACACCATTGATATCAGCAATCCGGCACAACCGGTGTCTGTGGGCTATTATGGTAGTCCTGGCACTAATGGTAATTTGACATTGGTGGATAATACAGCTTACTGGGCAACTAGAGGAATAGAAATTCTCAACATCAGTAATCCAGCGCAACCCGAGCGTCTGGGAGGTTATGGAACTGCTGCCAATCTTAATAGTGTGGCAGTAGTAGGCAATACGGCTTACCTTGCTGGAAACGGAGAAATAGAAATTCTCAACATCAGTAATCCAGCGCAACCCGAGCTTCTCGATATTTACGATACTCCTGGGAACGCTACTGATCTGACAGTAATCGGCAATACTGCCTATGTTGCTGATGGCAATGCAGGACTACAAATTCTTGATATTAGCAATCGGTCACAACCAAGTCTATTGCGAACTTATGATACTCCTGGCTATGCTCAGGATGTAACAGTAGTGGGCAATACTGCCTATGTTGCTGATGGAGATGCAGGACTACAAATCGTTAATATCGCTGGGATTACCGACACAGACGAGCCAGCAGAACCCGCCCTTCTCGGGACTTATGATCCTTCTAACTCTGTTCAGGATGTAACAGTAGTAGGAAATACTGCCTATATTACTGATATAGCAGGAATACTACAAATCCTTGATATCAGCAATCCGGCACAACCAACACTTCTAGGGAGTTATGATAGTCCTGCGGCGGCTAATGAGGTGACAGTAGTTGGCAATATTGCCTACCTTGCTAATGGAGAGGCCGGACTACAAATTCTTGATATCAGCAATCGGTCACAACCAACGCTTTTAGGAAGTTATGATACTCCCGGCTCAGCTAGTAATGTGACAGTAGTCGGCTTTACTGCCTACGTTGCTGATGGAGAGGCCGGACTACAAATTCTTGATATCAGCAATCCGGCACAACCCACTCTTAAGGGCACTTATGATAATGCTGGCAGTCCTTTTGATACAAATAGTTTTGGCTATCCTTTAGATCTCACAGTAGCAAACAACTATGCTTATCTGGTTTCCACTGGCGGACTGGAAATTATTGATGTCAATAATGTTGCTCCTAACCCAGTTAACCCCAATAACCCAGATTCACTGCTTAACACTCCTGTCTATCGGTTTTATAACCCCAACTCCCAAGAACATTTCTTTACCATTAATTCTACAGAAAGAGATTCAGTCATAGCTAATCCTGCATGGGGTTATCAATATGAAGGAATCGGTTTTTATGCCTCTACTATACCGGGTGATAATTTATTGCCGATTTTCCGCTTTTATAGTCCCAATTCAGCAGAACATTTGTTGACTGCCACTGTAGAAGAACGGGATAATTTGCTTGCTCATCCTGAATGGGGATATAACTATGAAGGCATTGGTATGTACGCTTACGGAGCCGATGCCAATCGAGCAAACGATATTTTCCGTTTTTATAATGCCAGTTCAGCAAAACATTTCTTGACTGCCACTGTAGAAGAACGGGATAATCTGCTTGCTCATCCTGAATGGGGATATACCTATGAAGGGGTTGCCTTTGAAGCCGGTTAA
- a CDS encoding glycoside hydrolase family 2 protein, with product MVFLELQKNALTDRAYPRPQLQRSHWQNLNGLWKFAFDDQGQWTQPDDVDVWTHNIEVPFAPESTQSGISDTGFHANCWYEREFPTPSYEGRLRLHFGAVDYHARVWVNGHYMGEHEGGHTPFSFDITSALNDSGITKITVWAHDDPCDLAKPRGKQDWQLEPHSIWYPRTSGIWQTVWLECVGETYIEKIRWTPELDRWEIGFEACVSGKQQKDLQIKLKLTLGDTVLANDTYAVYGGELNRRIALSDPGIDDYRNQLLWSPEKPTLINAEIELILGNKSLDKVKSYTAMRTVGIQRDRFMLNGRPYYLRLVLDQGYWPESLMSAPNDDALRRDVQLVKAMGFNGVRKHQKIEDPRFLYWADVLGLLVWEEMPSAYRFTSKAIGRMTREWTEVIERDISHPCIVAWVPFNESWGVPNLTETAAHRNYVLAMYHLTKTLDPTRPVIGNDGWESTDTDILAIHDYDNEPSHLVRRYGLEVKLTDLFEKERPGGRVLTLDGYPHNGQPVMLTEFGGIAYAPEHDPEANKIWGYARSWQTSELQKRYGELLKAVNSIELFSGFCYTQLTDTYQEANGLLYADRTPKFNIEAIANATLGRGSQQKDDVTLNSTWSSEENVRPKTTEAGWPPANFVQQATHCGGNNGT from the coding sequence ATGGTCTTTCTAGAACTACAAAAAAATGCTCTAACAGATAGAGCGTATCCACGCCCCCAATTACAACGCTCTCATTGGCAAAATCTAAATGGGTTATGGAAATTTGCCTTTGACGATCAAGGACAATGGACACAGCCAGACGATGTTGATGTATGGACTCATAATATAGAGGTCCCGTTCGCTCCCGAATCTACCCAAAGTGGTATATCTGATACAGGATTTCATGCGAATTGTTGGTATGAGCGAGAATTTCCTACCCCGAGCTATGAAGGAAGATTGCGGCTACATTTCGGAGCAGTAGACTACCACGCAAGAGTTTGGGTAAATGGGCACTATATGGGAGAACATGAAGGAGGCCATACCCCCTTTAGTTTCGATATTACCTCAGCCCTCAATGATAGCGGCATAACAAAAATTACCGTCTGGGCGCACGATGACCCCTGTGATCTAGCCAAACCGCGCGGTAAACAAGACTGGCAACTCGAACCCCATAGTATTTGGTACCCTCGCACCAGTGGAATTTGGCAAACCGTTTGGTTAGAGTGTGTAGGAGAGACTTACATAGAGAAAATTCGTTGGACACCAGAACTAGACCGATGGGAAATCGGTTTTGAAGCTTGTGTAAGCGGCAAACAGCAAAAAGACTTACAAATTAAACTCAAACTCACCCTAGGTGACACCGTATTAGCGAACGACACTTATGCAGTCTATGGCGGAGAACTAAACCGCCGCATCGCACTTTCGGACCCTGGAATAGATGACTACCGCAACCAATTACTCTGGAGTCCAGAAAAACCCACTCTCATTAATGCTGAAATAGAGCTAATTTTAGGCAATAAAAGCTTAGACAAAGTAAAATCCTACACCGCCATGCGGACAGTGGGAATACAGCGCGACCGTTTTATGCTCAATGGCCGTCCCTACTATTTACGCTTAGTGCTAGACCAAGGTTACTGGCCAGAATCATTGATGAGTGCCCCCAATGATGACGCGCTACGGCGAGATGTACAATTAGTAAAAGCAATGGGCTTTAATGGCGTTCGTAAACACCAAAAAATAGAAGATCCCCGCTTTTTATACTGGGCTGATGTTTTAGGATTATTAGTTTGGGAAGAAATGCCTAGTGCCTATCGTTTCACCTCTAAAGCCATCGGGCGTATGACTCGAGAATGGACAGAAGTCATTGAACGAGACATCAGTCACCCTTGTATTGTCGCTTGGGTTCCTTTCAATGAATCTTGGGGAGTGCCCAACCTCACAGAAACGGCGGCTCACAGAAATTATGTACTAGCCATGTATCATTTAACAAAAACCCTTGACCCCACTCGCCCGGTCATTGGTAATGACGGATGGGAAAGTACCGATACTGATATTCTCGCTATTCATGACTATGATAATGAACCCAGTCATTTAGTGCGGCGTTATGGCTTAGAAGTTAAATTAACAGACCTCTTTGAAAAAGAACGTCCCGGAGGACGAGTTCTCACCCTAGATGGTTATCCTCACAACGGCCAACCCGTCATGTTAACCGAATTTGGCGGCATCGCCTACGCCCCAGAACATGACCCAGAAGCGAACAAAATTTGGGGATATGCCCGCAGTTGGCAGACCAGCGAATTACAAAAACGCTATGGAGAGTTATTAAAAGCGGTTAATTCCATTGAATTATTTAGCGGCTTTTGCTATACCCAATTAACCGATACTTATCAAGAGGCCAACGGCTTATTATATGCTGACCGTACACCTAAATTTAATATTGAAGCTATTGCTAATGCCACTTTAGGAAGAGGTAGTCAACAAAAAGACGACGTTACACTAAACTCAACTTGGTCATCAGAGGAAAATGTACGTCCGAAAACTACTGAAGCCGGATGGCCGCCAGCTAACTTTGTACAGCAGGCTACCCATTGCGGAGGAAATAACGGCACCTAG
- the galK gene encoding galactokinase translates to MTFQKIFNQEPKIETSAPGRVNLLGEHTDYNDGFVLPTAIPQRTTVQLALSSDGYHHFYSENLDELINLVEVNHSPSGFASYIFGCMEVLRKQDSRIPALNIYIKSSVPIGSGLSSSAALEVAFLRALRQLLELQLDDVMIAQLAQQAEILYAGVQCGIMDQMASSLADTEHLLFLDTRTLERQVLPLPANTEIVVIDSGIPRSLASSYYNQRRSECEQAAHLLNVKALRDITNPEAVEILPEPLRKRARHVITENNRVLKVLDSVSPQEFGQLMNASHASLRDDYEVSVPPLDTLVDLLQNTAGVYGARLTGAGFGGACVALTAAGKGFEVAASVLEQYNHLGYQGRVLVPVK, encoded by the coding sequence ATGACTTTTCAAAAAATTTTTAATCAAGAACCTAAAATAGAAACCAGTGCCCCAGGACGAGTAAATTTACTCGGAGAACATACTGACTATAACGACGGTTTTGTACTACCTACCGCCATTCCTCAACGAACAACAGTACAGTTAGCTTTAAGTTCTGATGGCTATCACCATTTTTACTCAGAAAACTTAGACGAACTGATCAATCTTGTAGAAGTTAATCATAGCCCGTCTGGGTTTGCGAGTTATATTTTTGGCTGTATGGAAGTTTTGCGAAAACAAGATTCTCGTATACCAGCATTAAATATTTATATTAAATCATCTGTTCCCATAGGGTCAGGATTATCCAGCAGTGCGGCGCTAGAAGTCGCCTTTTTACGAGCATTACGTCAGTTACTTGAGCTACAACTGGATGATGTGATGATAGCCCAATTAGCACAGCAAGCAGAAATTCTTTATGCTGGTGTACAGTGCGGCATTATGGACCAAATGGCCTCCAGTCTTGCCGATACAGAGCATTTATTATTTTTAGATACTCGTACTCTAGAACGTCAGGTACTTCCTTTACCCGCCAATACAGAAATTGTCGTGATTGATAGCGGCATACCTCGTAGCCTGGCCAGTAGCTATTATAATCAACGCCGCTCTGAATGTGAGCAAGCCGCACATTTATTAAATGTCAAAGCATTACGGGATATTACAAACCCTGAAGCGGTAGAAATATTACCCGAACCCTTACGAAAACGAGCGCGGCACGTCATCACTGAAAATAACCGCGTTTTAAAAGTGTTAGATTCAGTTTCGCCTCAAGAATTTGGTCAATTAATGAATGCTTCTCATGCGAGTTTACGGGATGACTATGAAGTTTCTGTGCCGCCTTTGGATACTTTGGTAGATTTATTACAAAATACGGCAGGCGTTTATGGTGCAAGGTTAACCGGTGCCGGTTTTGGGGGGGCTTGTGTGGCTTTGACTGCTGCCGGCAAAGGGTTTGAAGTGGCGGCTAGTGTACTTGAACAATATAACCATCTGGGTTATCAAGGGCGTGTTCTAGTGCCTGTTAAATAG
- a CDS encoding DUF4142 domain-containing protein — protein sequence MKQRLSIIGLFVVGLIATLGIYLGVPHSNQVVAQTPNPTTTQTTQLNEIDRQFIMEANQAAIGNIMLGQLALKKSNNSQVQAFANAEIQEQTQNQNNLNKITPQLGVDLSRTPTAKFQAAMARLSQLNEEQFNSAYMDEGGVNAHLENAALFQREAAFGQNPQIVALANSSLPIIKQHFTTASNATNYQFAEVLRQYSNISSNSVTK from the coding sequence ATGAAACAAAGATTAAGTATTATTGGTCTTTTTGTCGTAGGATTAATAGCCACTTTAGGAATTTATCTAGGGGTTCCTCATTCTAATCAAGTTGTGGCTCAAACCCCCAACCCTACTACGACCCAAACCACTCAATTAAATGAAATAGATCGTCAATTTATTATGGAGGCAAATCAAGCCGCCATCGGGAATATTATGCTGGGACAACTGGCACTGAAAAAGTCCAATAATTCTCAGGTTCAAGCCTTTGCTAATGCCGAAATTCAAGAACAAACCCAAAACCAAAATAATTTAAACAAAATTACCCCTCAATTAGGTGTAGATTTATCTAGAACACCTACGGCTAAATTTCAAGCCGCTATGGCAAGACTTTCTCAACTCAATGAGGAACAATTTAATTCAGCTTATATGGATGAAGGAGGCGTTAACGCTCATTTAGAAAACGCGGCTCTTTTTCAACGAGAAGCGGCATTTGGCCAAAATCCTCAAATCGTCGCTCTGGCTAATAGTAGTTTACCCATTATTAAGCAGCATTTTACCACTGCTAGTAATGCTACTAACTATCAATTTGCCGAAGTTTTGCGGCAATATAGTAATATAAGCAGTAATTCAGTCACTAAGTAG
- a CDS encoding FAD-dependent oxidoreductase has protein sequence MSKLSENSVLIIGGGPAGLSVALMLAKRGWSNITVLEKRPSANYYESDKAFSYQIDGRGQKLTDFLGFTEKLAAKSVPSTEFYFTVIDKNGKRKTTQLPIVDAQRKTAYWLPRAEFLQVLYEEIIEKYPNNIQVLFNTECLSIEKKSDYLEVICQSNQQGEFSFYPNFLIGCDGINSIVRSFLQEIEEDKTCFQVLKFPSPSSELLYKILSLKPQFPLSEQAGDLSQSSMAYVIRSVFQDRHKKLSLGLLPFKNSLQPRTANIITYRDHYIWQLKTPKEFEQFLKESFPQLPLDKIVPPEEFARFMASKGGKFPIPQYCPQFWKILEESGLNSPSKTAILLLGDAIHSFPPDLGQGVNSALEDIYLLKDLLNETKDDLSQALPRYQELRLPDVKALIRLVQVSYPWQYNQNLFQKRLWNINFLLRLVLSRLFPFLFSPHSFLLIQNHELSYSEILAKSNRTTLALGILGGLVLLSCLVLSTWT, from the coding sequence ATGAGTAAGTTATCAGAGAATTCAGTATTAATTATCGGTGGCGGTCCCGCAGGCTTGAGCGTGGCTTTAATGTTAGCTAAAAGAGGATGGAGTAATATTACTGTTCTGGAAAAAAGACCCTCGGCGAATTATTATGAATCTGATAAGGCTTTTAGTTATCAAATTGATGGACGAGGGCAAAAATTAACAGATTTTTTAGGCTTTACTGAAAAATTGGCGGCTAAAAGTGTTCCTAGTACAGAATTTTACTTTACTGTAATTGATAAAAATGGTAAGCGTAAAACTACTCAGCTTCCTATAGTGGATGCTCAACGAAAAACTGCTTATTGGTTACCTAGAGCAGAGTTTTTACAAGTCCTTTACGAGGAAATTATTGAGAAATATCCAAATAATATTCAAGTTTTATTTAATACTGAATGTTTAAGTATTGAAAAAAAAAGTGATTATTTAGAAGTCATTTGCCAATCAAATCAACAAGGGGAATTTAGCTTTTATCCCAATTTCCTAATCGGTTGTGATGGCATCAATTCTATTGTCCGGTCTTTTTTACAGGAAATAGAAGAGGACAAAACTTGTTTTCAGGTCTTGAAATTTCCTTCGCCGAGTTCAGAATTACTATATAAAATTCTTTCTCTTAAGCCTCAATTTCCGCTTTCTGAACAAGCTGGTGATCTATCACAATCTAGCATGGCTTATGTTATTCGCTCAGTTTTTCAAGACCGCCACAAGAAGCTTTCTTTAGGTTTATTACCTTTTAAAAATTCTTTACAGCCCAGAACTGCCAATATTATTACTTATCGGGATCACTATATTTGGCAATTAAAAACTCCTAAAGAATTTGAACAGTTTTTAAAAGAGTCTTTTCCTCAATTACCTTTAGATAAAATTGTTCCTCCAGAAGAATTTGCTAGATTTATGGCTAGTAAAGGGGGCAAATTTCCTATCCCTCAATATTGCCCCCAGTTCTGGAAAATTTTAGAAGAATCAGGCTTAAATTCCCCTTCAAAAACGGCTATTCTGTTATTAGGAGATGCTATTCATAGTTTTCCTCCCGATTTAGGACAGGGAGTGAATTCAGCTTTAGAAGATATCTATCTTTTGAAAGATCTTTTAAATGAAACTAAAGATGATCTCTCTCAAGCACTTCCTCGTTATCAAGAGTTACGACTACCTGATGTTAAAGCTTTGATTCGCTTGGTACAAGTGAGCTATCCTTGGCAATATAATCAAAATCTTTTCCAGAAGCGGCTATGGAATATTAATTTTTTATTACGTTTGGTTTTAAGCCGCCTATTTCCTTTTCTGTTTAGTCCCCATTCTTTTTTGCTGATTCAAAATCATGAGTTATCTTATTCAGAAATTTTAGCTAAAAGTAATAGAACTACTTTAGCTTTAGGGATTTTAGGCGGTTTAGTTTTACTCAGTTGTCTTGTGTTAAGTACCTGGACATAA